In one window of candidate division WOR-1 bacterium RIFOXYB2_FULL_36_35 DNA:
- a CDS encoding DNA internalization-related competence protein ComEC/Rec2, which yields MFSRPFLAIAIFYALIIIILRPWIPLPASDFHTQSQPEIPIISPLSRHFVDVISKTTEKPYDLLLASVVFGSGMSPLDPDLKDKYKKVGLAHLLVASGTQVSILIGFSLMIVRNLRIPLNIGIVFVSIFNIIFTIMTGCGPSMIRAAVMGEISLLGLLLDRRGDIYNSLGIAALILMIIDPLIIFNIGFQLTFAATWALVYFCPILEKKGIPSIVSVSLAPILVTMPIILYNFNQFSVVALLVNVLVVPWIETLTVIGFISTILGSFFLPIAEILNYSLSLILKILNGIVYVFCDISFSAVYLQQPGFLFVLSYYAGLIYIAEVWKRGEKFVFDKRKGVTLLLLFISLFVWNGAFGDSEKFPKDKLQISVIDVKQGDSIFIRSPSGKTMLIDGGPCFKNGDAGRYFVLPFLYKQGINKIDVVVLTHPHDDHVGGLPSILKELQVGLILDSGQLHTSKRYMSFLEYVERKNISYMLARRGVKIDLGGGVLGEILHPTDKFIEESALNNNSVVMRLTYGKFAMMLTGDLEKEGEDQVLATFSNELIKSDVLKIGHHGSNTASSYDFLKVVDPSIAIISVGKKNQFHHPHKSTLSKLEERRISVFRTDLSGTVTVLTDGRGFWIR from the coding sequence ATGTTTAGTCGTCCGTTTTTAGCCATTGCAATATTTTACGCATTGATAATCATAATCTTGCGGCCGTGGATTCCTCTCCCAGCCTCTGATTTTCATACGCAAAGTCAGCCTGAAATTCCGATTATCTCTCCTTTAAGCCGTCACTTTGTTGATGTTATCTCTAAAACCACAGAAAAACCTTATGACTTGCTTTTGGCAAGTGTTGTTTTTGGCTCAGGGATGTCTCCCCTTGATCCTGATCTTAAAGATAAATATAAAAAAGTTGGGCTTGCCCATCTTCTTGTTGCGTCGGGGACACAGGTTTCTATTCTTATAGGATTTAGCTTAATGATTGTAAGAAATTTAAGAATACCTCTAAATATAGGAATTGTTTTTGTTTCTATATTTAATATTATCTTTACGATTATGACGGGTTGCGGCCCTTCGATGATAAGGGCTGCGGTGATGGGGGAGATAAGCCTTCTTGGTTTATTGCTTGATAGGAGAGGCGATATCTATAATTCTCTTGGAATTGCGGCCCTTATATTGATGATAATTGATCCTCTGATTATATTTAATATAGGATTTCAACTGACCTTTGCCGCGACATGGGCCCTTGTCTATTTCTGTCCTATACTTGAAAAAAAAGGGATTCCTTCCATTGTTTCTGTTTCCTTAGCCCCTATACTTGTTACAATGCCGATAATACTTTATAACTTTAACCAGTTCTCGGTTGTTGCGTTATTAGTAAATGTCCTTGTTGTTCCATGGATTGAAACTTTAACTGTCATAGGTTTTATTTCAACAATTTTAGGGAGTTTTTTTCTTCCAATAGCTGAAATCTTAAATTATTCATTGTCTTTAATCCTTAAAATATTAAATGGGATAGTTTATGTTTTTTGTGATATCTCTTTTTCTGCTGTTTATTTGCAACAACCTGGATTTTTGTTTGTTTTGTCTTATTATGCGGGTCTGATATACATAGCTGAGGTTTGGAAACGGGGAGAGAAGTTTGTTTTTGATAAAAGAAAGGGAGTTACGCTTTTGCTTTTGTTTATCTCTCTCTTTGTATGGAACGGGGCTTTTGGCGATTCTGAAAAATTTCCAAAAGATAAACTGCAGATATCCGTAATAGACGTAAAACAGGGGGATTCTATATTTATAAGAAGCCCATCCGGCAAGACTATGCTCATTGATGGGGGGCCTTGTTTTAAAAACGGGGATGCAGGAAGATATTTTGTCTTGCCATTTTTATATAAACAGGGAATTAATAAAATAGATGTGGTTGTTTTAACTCATCCTCATGATGACCATGTAGGCGGCTTGCCTTCAATTTTAAAAGAATTACAGGTTGGCCTGATCTTGGATTCTGGACAGCTCCATACGAGTAAAAGATATATGAGTTTTTTAGAATATGTAGAGAGAAAAAACATTTCTTATATGTTAGCAAGAAGAGGCGTAAAAATAGATTTGGGAGGAGGGGTTCTGGGCGAAATCTTACATCCGACAGATAAATTTATTGAAGAATCGGCGCTAAATAATAATTCCGTTGTTATGAGACTTACTTACGGTAAATTTGCAATGATGCTTACCGGGGATTTGGAAAAAGAGGGAGAGGATCAAGTTTTAGCGACATTTTCTAACGAGTTGATAAAGTCTGATGTGTTAAAAATCGGCCATCATGGAAGCAATACAGCAAGTTCATATGATTTTTTAAAGGTTGTAGATCCAAGCATTGCAATTATTTCAGTTGGAAAAAAGAATCAATTCCATCATCCTCATAAATCGACACTTAGCAAGCTAGAGGAGAGAAGAATTTCTGTTTTTAGAACCGATTTAAGCGGAACTGTGACGGTTTTAACGGATGGGAGGGGATTTTGGATTAGGTAA